One part of the Marinilabiliales bacterium genome encodes these proteins:
- a CDS encoding MFS transporter — MDRNSDNQGSSKNAILLAAVISAFLTPFMGSALNLALPSIGREFDADTLLLGWIPTAYLLSSAVFLVPFGRIADIYGRRMIFLWGMVIFTVASLGSAISPGIGVLLFVRVIQGIGSAMMFATGVAIVTSVFPAEERGRAFGLTIAAVYVGLSAGPFAGGILTEQFGWRSIFIFTTLAGITGVYFLVSRIRGEWIGAAGEPFDLKGSVIYGISLFLLIYGLGNLPAIAGFAFLGAGIAGIVIFVFVEINTRYPVMQLRLFSGNPVFAWSNAAALINYSATFAVAFILSLYLQYIKGYSASGAGIILVSQPVIMAVVSPLAGRLSDRVEPRLIATAGMAVTTAGLFLLGFTGSLGIGSIIATLVLLGIGFGLFSSPNSNAIMSSVNSRYYGIASGTMGTMRLLGQMFSMGIVMVILALYIGREPVTAENSGAFLSSVKIVFWFFTGLCFIGIFASYARGNVRNVKLKK, encoded by the coding sequence ATGGACAGAAATTCTGATAATCAAGGGTCATCCAAAAACGCCATTCTGCTTGCAGCTGTTATCTCCGCTTTCCTTACCCCCTTTATGGGATCAGCGCTCAACCTTGCTCTTCCCTCCATTGGCAGGGAGTTCGATGCAGACACGCTTTTACTTGGCTGGATACCAACGGCATATCTTCTTTCAAGTGCAGTGTTTCTTGTTCCTTTTGGACGCATTGCCGACATATATGGAAGGAGGATGATCTTTCTCTGGGGGATGGTCATTTTTACCGTGGCTTCCCTGGGTTCGGCGATATCGCCGGGAATAGGGGTACTTTTATTTGTCAGGGTCATTCAGGGTATTGGAAGCGCCATGATGTTTGCAACAGGCGTTGCCATAGTCACATCCGTTTTCCCTGCTGAAGAGAGGGGCAGGGCATTCGGACTTACAATTGCTGCTGTATATGTTGGCCTTTCAGCAGGACCGTTTGCCGGTGGTATCCTGACCGAACAGTTCGGATGGAGGAGCATATTCATTTTTACTACCCTGGCAGGTATTACTGGTGTATATTTCCTCGTTAGCAGGATAAGGGGTGAATGGATTGGTGCAGCAGGCGAACCATTCGATCTTAAGGGCTCTGTAATATATGGCATTTCGTTGTTTTTACTTATATATGGGCTTGGCAACCTGCCTGCAATTGCCGGATTTGCCTTTCTGGGCGCCGGCATTGCCGGGATTGTCATATTCGTATTCGTTGAAATAAATACCAGGTATCCGGTTATGCAGCTGAGACTTTTTTCGGGCAATCCTGTATTTGCCTGGTCCAATGCAGCCGCACTGATAAATTACAGCGCCACATTTGCGGTGGCATTTATACTCAGCCTTTATCTGCAGTATATAAAAGGGTATTCTGCGAGCGGGGCAGGTATTATCCTGGTTTCGCAACCGGTTATTATGGCTGTTGTTTCTCCTCTTGCCGGCCGGTTGTCCGACCGTGTGGAGCCCCGCCTTATTGCAACAGCCGGCATGGCGGTTACCACGGCGGGACTGTTCCTGCTTGGTTTTACGGGCAGTTTGGGCATAGGGTCAATAATAGCAACCCTTGTTTTGCTTGGCATCGGCTTCGGACTTTTTTCATCACCCAACAGCAATGCGATTATGAGCTCTGTAAACTCCAGGTACTATGGTATTGCCTCCGGCACCATGGGCACTATGCGATTGCTCGGACAAATGTTCTCCATGGGTATAGTAATGGTCATTCTGGCATTATACATAGGTCGTGAACCTGTAACAGCGGAGAATTCCGGGGCATTTCTCAGCAGCGTAAAAATTGTATTCTGGTTTTTTACGGGCCTGTGTTTTATTGGAATATTCGCCTCATATGCAAGGGGTAATGTTAGGAACGTTAAATTAAAGAAATAG
- a CDS encoding D-tyrosyl-tRNA(Tyr) deacylase, which yields MRAVIQRVKEASVSIDDTIKTSIGEGLLILLGVEREDGEEDAKWLAKKAASLRIFDDEQGVMNLDINQAGGEVMVISQFTLHAKTKKGNRPSYIRAAPPETAVPLYQSFIRSIRTETGKEIMTGDFGAMMEIRLVNSGPVTIIIDTKNRE from the coding sequence ATGAGAGCAGTTATTCAGAGGGTGAAAGAAGCCTCGGTAAGTATAGATGATACTATAAAGACTTCAATAGGTGAGGGATTGTTGATATTACTTGGAGTAGAACGTGAAGACGGAGAAGAAGATGCCAAATGGCTTGCGAAAAAAGCAGCCTCGCTCAGGATATTTGATGATGAACAGGGTGTCATGAATTTGGATATCAACCAGGCTGGGGGAGAGGTAATGGTCATCAGCCAGTTCACTCTTCATGCAAAGACAAAAAAGGGCAACAGGCCATCATATATTCGTGCTGCACCCCCCGAAACAGCTGTTCCGCTATACCAATCATTTATCAGGAGCATTCGCACAGAAACAGGCAAAGAGATCATGACCGGCGATTTTGGAGCCATGATGGAGATCAGACTTGTCAACAGCGGACCCGTTACCATCATTATTGATACCAAAAACAGGGAGTAA